From a single Sphingobium sp. genomic region:
- a CDS encoding S9 family peptidase has translation MMKISLAITLCLLSCGAMAQADDMAKAFGKREGIEDISLSPNGNKIAYIEPASGQGNRLYTVDLSGDGTPVAVLAASGDPERLNNCEWVSDVRLVCLIYAVSEVAGERFGASRLIAVNADGSELKMLSKRQGQNAERFSYFGGALIDLLPGDDGAVLMGREYVPESATGTMISKDEDGYGVDRIDTLRLSSKRVVKPSRLAMDYISDGLGNVRIMSTMIQDGGYDSGRRRFQYRAADGSDWQPLGEYDYNDDSGFLPVAVDPAENVAYGFEKTGGRQALYKMKLDAGLAKTLVNARDDVDVDGLIMLGRRKQIVGFSFATDRRMAVYFDPVLTKIGRSLTKALPGAAQVSFAGASADGSKMVVGTWSDTNPGVYYHFNRTTNEIRPLVSARPDLEKYALADVKSVTVTAADGTLIPAYLTVPANALGKKLPAIVMPHGGPSSRDEWGFDWLAQFFVQKGFAVLQPNYRGSSGYGDQWYQDNGFQSWRTAIGDVNDSGRWLVEQGIADPSKLAIVGWSYGGYAALQSAVLDPDLFKAIVAIAPVTDLGKLKDENLGYSNYRVVRDFIGSGPHISEGSPARNANKFKAPVVLFHGDLDLNVAVFQSRYMAEQLKAEGKPVELTIYPKLDHGLHDSAARADMLTKSAAFLSAALGL, from the coding sequence ATGATGAAAATTTCTTTGGCAATCACACTGTGCCTATTGTCGTGTGGCGCGATGGCGCAAGCAGACGATATGGCAAAGGCATTTGGTAAGCGTGAGGGCATTGAAGACATTTCGCTTTCGCCCAATGGCAACAAAATAGCTTATATTGAACCCGCGAGTGGCCAAGGCAACCGGCTCTATACTGTGGATCTTTCCGGTGATGGTACGCCAGTTGCAGTCCTTGCGGCCAGCGGCGACCCCGAACGGCTTAACAATTGCGAATGGGTGTCCGACGTCAGGCTGGTTTGCTTGATTTATGCGGTTTCGGAAGTGGCAGGAGAGCGTTTTGGGGCAAGTCGGCTGATAGCCGTCAATGCCGATGGTTCGGAACTCAAGATGTTGAGCAAGCGACAAGGCCAGAATGCGGAACGATTCTCCTATTTTGGCGGAGCTCTGATCGACTTGCTTCCGGGCGACGATGGGGCGGTGTTGATGGGGCGCGAGTATGTTCCTGAATCGGCCACTGGAACCATGATTTCGAAGGACGAAGATGGTTATGGCGTTGACCGGATCGACACCTTGCGCCTGTCGAGCAAAAGAGTGGTCAAACCCAGCCGTTTGGCAATGGATTACATTAGCGACGGACTGGGAAACGTCCGCATCATGTCAACGATGATTCAAGATGGCGGCTATGACAGCGGTCGCCGCCGCTTTCAGTATCGTGCCGCAGACGGCAGCGATTGGCAGCCGCTTGGTGAATATGATTATAACGATGATAGCGGTTTCCTTCCGGTCGCTGTCGATCCTGCAGAGAATGTCGCATATGGTTTTGAAAAGACCGGTGGTCGGCAGGCACTTTACAAGATGAAATTGGACGCTGGTCTTGCAAAAACGCTGGTTAATGCGCGCGACGATGTGGATGTAGATGGCCTGATCATGCTCGGAAGGCGCAAGCAAATCGTGGGGTTCAGCTTTGCAACTGACCGCCGTATGGCCGTTTATTTCGATCCTGTGCTGACGAAGATTGGCAGGTCCTTGACGAAGGCATTGCCGGGGGCTGCACAGGTGAGCTTTGCTGGCGCGAGCGCCGATGGCAGCAAAATGGTCGTGGGCACCTGGAGCGACACCAACCCTGGCGTCTATTATCACTTCAACCGGACAACGAACGAAATCAGGCCGCTTGTGTCTGCAAGACCAGATCTGGAAAAATATGCGTTGGCCGATGTGAAGTCCGTGACGGTTACTGCCGCCGACGGGACGTTAATTCCCGCCTATCTGACGGTACCGGCAAACGCTCTCGGGAAAAAATTGCCTGCCATTGTCATGCCGCATGGCGGCCCCAGTTCCCGCGATGAATGGGGTTTTGACTGGCTTGCACAGTTTTTCGTGCAAAAGGGTTTTGCAGTGCTGCAGCCCAATTACCGCGGTTCGAGCGGTTATGGCGACCAATGGTATCAGGACAATGGATTTCAGAGTTGGCGGACAGCTATCGGTGACGTGAACGACAGCGGCCGATGGTTGGTGGAGCAGGGGATAGCGGATCCCAGCAAGCTGGCAATTGTCGGCTGGTCCTATGGGGGCTATGCCGCCTTGCAGTCCGCCGTGTTGGATCCCGACCTTTTCAAGGCCATAGTCGCAATCGCGCCCGTGACCGATTTGGGCAAGTTGAAGGACGAAAATCTGGGCTATTCCAACTACCGGGTTGTGCGTGACTTTATTGGCAGTGGTCCGCATATCTCGGAAGGCTCACCGGCGCGGAATGCGAACAAGTTCAAGGCTCCGGTGGTGCTCTTCCATGGCGACCTCGATCTGAATGTTGCGGTGTTTCAGTCGCGATACATGGCCGAGCAGTTGAAGGCCGAGGGAAAACCCGTCGAATTGACAATTTATCCAAAGCTCGACCATGGGTTGCATGACAGCGCGGCAAGGGCGGACATGCTGACGAAAAGTGCAGCCTTTTTGTCGGCCGCTTTAGGGCTGTAA
- the rpsD gene encoding 30S ribosomal protein S4: MSKRQNSKYKIDRRLGENIWGRPKSPVNRREYGPGQHGQRRKGKISDYGLQLRAKQKLKGYYGDITEKQFKRAYQEANRMKGDTSQNLIGLLERRLDMIVYRAKFAPTIFAARQIVSHGHIRVNGVKCNIASRQIDAGDVISLGNKAKEMALVIEAQGLAERDIPDYVSPDGNDKITFTRVPTLDEVPYPVKMEPNLVVEFYSR; this comes from the coding sequence ATGTCGAAGCGTCAGAATTCGAAGTATAAAATCGACCGTCGCCTTGGTGAAAATATCTGGGGCCGCCCTAAATCACCGGTGAACCGCCGCGAATATGGCCCGGGCCAGCATGGTCAGCGCCGCAAGGGCAAGATTTCCGACTATGGCCTGCAGCTGCGCGCAAAGCAGAAGCTGAAGGGCTATTATGGCGACATCACTGAAAAGCAGTTCAAGCGCGCCTATCAGGAAGCAAACCGCATGAAGGGTGACACCAGCCAGAACCTAATCGGTCTGCTGGAACGCCGCCTCGACATGATCGTATATCGTGCAAAATTTGCTCCGACGATCTTCGCTGCGCGCCAGATCGTGAGCCACGGCCACATCCGCGTCAATGGCGTGAAGTGCAACATTGCAAGCCGCCAGATCGATGCCGGCGATGTGATCAGTCTTGGTAACAAGGCGAAGGAAATGGCTCTCGTTATCGAAGCCCAGGGCCTCGCCGAACGTGACATTCCCGATTATGTCAGCCCCGATGGCAACGACAAGATCACCTTCACGCGCGTTCCGACGCTCGACGAAGTGCCCTATCCGGTAAAGATGGAACCCAATCTGGTCGTCGAATTCTATTCGCGCTGA